In the genome of Zobellia nedashkovskayae, the window CCATTAAGCTATATAACTTTTTAACGCCTCCTTTAGTATATTAACGGCTCTCTTTAAGTTTTCTTTGTCCAGAACATAGGCAATTCTAATTTGGTTCTTCCCAAGTCCTTCCGAAGCGTAGAATCCTGCTGCTGGTGCAACCATAACAGTTTCATTGTTCAACCTAAAATCTTCTAATAACCATTGTGCAAAATCATCGGCATCTGTAATAGGTAATTCTGCAATGCAATAAAAAGCACCTTGTGGTTTACCTACTTTAATACCTTCAATTTTTTCTAGTTCTTCAATAAGCACGTTTCTACGACCTACATATTCTTCTTTTACGTCATCAAAATAACTTTGAGGTGTTTCTAAAGCGGCTTCACTAGCAATTTGCGCGTAGGTTGGGGGTGATAATCTTGCTTGGGCAAATTTTAGAGCTGTCTTAATAACATCTTTATTCTTTGTAACCAGGCACCCAATACGAGCGCCACACATGCTGTATCTTTTGCTAACGGAGTCTACGATAATGGCATTCTCTTCCAATCCTTCTTCTTGTAAAATTGAGTAGTGTTCTTTTCCGTCGTAGGTAAACTCTCTGTATACTTCGTCTGCAATTAAAAATAGATCATGTTTTTTAACGATTGCAGCCAGTTTTTTGATTTCTTCTTTAGTATACAGGTATCCTGTAGGATTACCAGGATTGCATATAAGAATTGCTTTGGTTTTGGGAGTAATCAACTTTTCGAATTCTTCAATGGCCGGGAGGGCAAAATTAGAATCGATATGAGATATCACAGGAACAACTTTTACCCCTGTTGCGGTTGCAAAACCGTTGTAGTTGGCATAAAAAGGTTCAGGAATAATAATTTCATCATCATTATCCGCAATACTGCCCATAGTAAAAGCCAAAGCTTCGGACCCACCAGTGGTAACTATAATATCTTTAGCTGTTACGTGAATATTGTTTTTGGCATAGTAAGCCGCAAGTTTTTCACGGTATTCTTCTGACCCTTCCGTACGGCTATAGGCAATAACTTCTAGTGTATTATTTTTTACCGCATCTAGCGCTACCTGGGGCGTTTTTATGTCCGGTTGGCCAATATTGAGGTGAATTACTTTTGCCCCTTTTTTCTTTGCTTCTTCTGCATAGGGAACCAATTTTCTAATAGGAGATTCGGGCATAGAAAGCCCTTTATGTGATACTGATGGCATATAGGTTCAATTTAGTTACAAAAATGAGGAAACCAAATGAGAAAACCATACCAGATGGGAAAATCGTTTATTGATAATTTGTTAAAAAAGAACAGATGTATTTATAAATATCGTAAATTATAAAGGGAAAAATGAGAAAAGTTGAAAACGCTACGATTACATATCATCTTTTTTTTAATGTTACTATCTTCTTTGGTAACAGCACAGGGCTTCAACTTGCCCAAAGGTCAAAAAATTGAAAAATTAAAGTTTCAGCTAATAAATAATTTAATTGTAGTGCCCATTGAAGTAAATGGCACTGAATTATCGTTTCTATTGGATTCTGGGGTGAGCACACCTATACTGTTCAATATATCGGAGAAAGATTCTATTCAAATAAACAATGTTTCTGAGATTACCATAAAAGGCTTTGGAGGTGATGTTCCTATAAAGGCACTGGTTTCTAATGGAAACCAATTTCGATTAAAAAATATAACCAACGAAGACCAAAAGCTATTCGTTGTGATGGATAAAAGTATTAATTTTTCAACTTCCATGGGTATTCCTGTACATGGTATTATTGGATACGATCTTTTTAGGGATTTTGTAGTTGATATCAATTATATACGCAAGACCATTAAATTCCGAGATTCAGAAAGTTATGTGTATTCAAAAAATAAAAACAAGCAGGTTCTGCCATTATCTATCAGGTCTAAAAAGGCGTATCTAAATACGGGGCTTTATCTAAAAGATAGAAAAGAGTTTTCTGTAAGGCTTTTGCTGGATACCGGAAGTAGCGATGCTCTCTGGCTTTTTAAGAATGATTCTATAGATGTGCCCGATAAGCATTATGACGACTTTTTGGGTAAAGGTCTTAACGGTAACATTTATGGAAAAAGAACCAAAGTAGATGGCCTGCGTATAGGTCGTTTTATGTTAAACGATGCAAAAGCTGCTTTTCCCGATAAAGAATCTATGCGGGAACTGAAGAATCTAACGGGGCGTAATGGTAGCATTGGTGGCTGCGTTTTAAAGCGTTTTAATGTGGTCTTTGATTACCAACGAAACCGTATTACCTTCAGCAAGAATTCTAACTTTGGCAAACCTTTTAAATACAACCTATCTGGATTAGACCTGCAACATGAAGGCATTCGTTATATAGCGGAAAGTATTGCGGATGACCAAGGAGTAGTATATAATCATAAAAGCGATTTTGGTAATGTGCAGTTGCTTTTTGAGGGTCAGACTAGATTAAGTGTTGCTCCAGAAATTATTGTGTCTGCCATTAGGGCAGGGAGCCCCGCGCATGAAGCGGGCCTGAAGGAGGGTGATGTTATCTTGGCGGTAAACGGTAAAAAAATTCACCGTTATAAGCTTCAAGATATTCTGGAGATGATCAATGAAAAAGAAGGGAAACGTGTTAAATTACTTATTGAACGGTATAATTCTGATTTGCTCTTCTCCTTTGTTCTTAAGAATATGCTCAAATAAAAAAACCCAATCTTTCGATCGGGGTTTAATTTAAATTTTTAGATAATGTTATTTGCCATCCGCGGCTTTAACTTCACCTTTAATTTTAAGAACCTTAGTAGGTGTATCTGCATTAGAAATAACGGTTATTGCTTTTCTAATTGGACCTACACGGTTGGTGTCATATTTTACAGAAATCTCTCCTGTCTTACCCGGTAAAATTGGGTCTTCAGGTTTTTTAGGAATGGTACAACCACAACTAGAGCTTACTTTGCTAATAATTAAAGGCGCTTGGCCGGTATTGGTAAATTCAAAAACGCGGACGCCATCGGCTCCTTTTTGAATTTCACCGTAGTCTACGGTTTCGGATTTGAATTCGATTTTAGCGGCCTTGTCCTGTGCGGTAAGGGATAATCCCATTAGGCCAACAAATAATACGAGTACAATTTTTTTCATTTTATTAAATTTAGGGAATTTCAAAAATAAATCTTTTAAGATGAACCTCCAAAATTCTTTTGTTATCTGTTAACGTTACTTATTTTTGTTTCGTATTTGAAACTAGGCAAAATTGCCATAAATTATATATAACGTAACTTCTTATTTCGGTCTTTATTGTTATGACCGTCAATCCTTAGACAAAAACCGTTCCAAAAATATGGATATCCCTTCTAAATATGACGCCCTAAAAGCTGAAAACCACTGGTATGATTACTGGATGGAGCATGATTATTTTTCATCTACCCCAGATGAAAGAGAGCCTTATACTATTGTAATTCCTCCTCCTAACGTAACCGGAGTGCTTCATATGGGGCATATGCTGAACGTCACTATTCAAGATGTATTGACCAGAAGGGCCCGTTTAATGGGTAAGAATGCATGTTGGGTACCGGGAATGGACCACGCTTCTATTGCTACAGAGGCTAAAGTTGTGGCAAAATTGAAAGCCCAAGGCATAGATAAAGCCGATTTAACTCGCGAAGAGTTTTTAAAACACGCGTGGGATTGGACAGATGAGTATGGTGGGGTTATTCTTGGTCAGCTCAAAAAATTAGGTGCTTCGTGTGATTGGGATCGTACCAAATTCACCATGGATGACGATATGTATAAATCGGTCATTAAAGTATTTGTTGATTTATTCAATAAAGGATTGATATACAGAGGGCACCGTATGGTAAATTGGGACCCAGAAGCGCAGACGACACTTTCCGATGAAGAAGTAATTTATGAGGAAAAACAGGGGCTTTTATATTACCTGTCATATCCAATTGAAGGTTCTGATGAGCGCGTAACCATTGCTACGACAAGGCCTGAGACTATATTAGGGGATACGGCTATCTGTATTAATCCTAATGATGAAAGGTATCATCATTTAAGGGGTAAAAAAGTAATTGTTCCTATATCAGGTAGGGTGATACCTATCATAGAAGATGAGTATGTAGATATTGAATTCGGTACGGGATGTTTGAAAATAACGCCAGCCCACGATATTAATGATAAGGCTTTAGGTGAAAAGCATGGCCTTGAAACTATAGATATCTTTAACGCAGATGCAACGCTAAATTCTTTTGGATTGCATTATGAGGGAAAAGACCGTTTTGTAGTTCGAAAAGAAATTACCAAGGAGCTTGAAGAAAAAGGATTTTTGGTCAAAAAGGAGAACTACGTTAATAAAGTAGGTACTTCAGAACGTACTAAAGCTGTTATTGAACCTCGTTTAAGTGATCAGTGGTTCCTAAAGATGGAAGATTTGGTAAAGCCGGCTATCAAAGCTGTTCTTGAAACGGAAGAGGTTAAATTCTTCCCTAAAAAGTTCGAGAATACCTATCGTCATTGGATGGAGAACATTCGCGACTGGAATATTTCGCGCCAATTGTGGTGGGGACAGCAGATTCCTGCCTTTTATTTTGGTGATGGACAAGAAGATTTTGTAGTAGCAGAAACTGCAGTTGAAGCCTTAAAATTGGCTCAAGAGAAATCAGGAAATGCCAATTTGACAGAGGCAGACCTTAGGCAGGATGAAGATGCGCTAGATACTTGGTTTTCTTCTTGGTTATGGCCTATTAGTGTCTTTAACGGCATTTTAGAGCCGGATAATAAAGAGATAAATTACTATTATCCAACCAATGATTTGGTGACCGGTCCAGATATTATTTTCTTCTGGGTAGCTAGAATGATTATTTCTGGTTATGAATACCGTGATGAACGGCCTTTCAAAAATGTGTATTTTACTGGGTTGGTTCGTGATAAGCAGCGTAGAAAAATGTCTAAATCGCTAGGAAATTCTCCTGATGCACTTAAGTTGATAGAAGACTACGGAGCAGATGGTGTTCGTGTTGGACTTTTACTAAGCTCTGCTGCGGGTAACGACCTAATGTTCGATGAAGATTTATGCCAGCAAGGTAAGAATTTTGCCAATAAAATATGGAATGGTTTCCGATTGTTGAAAGGGTGGGAGATTGCAGATTTGCCACAACCTGAAGCATCAAGATTAGGTATTGAATGGTATAGAGCTAAATTCAATAAAACCTTAGTAGAGATTGAAGACCATTTTAGCAAGTATCGTATTTCAGATGCCTTAATGGCAATTTATAAGTTGGTTTGGGATGATTATAGTTCATGGTTGTTGGAGATTATTAAGCCAGATTATCAGAAACCTATAGATAGAACTACTTATGAAGCAGTAATTGTTTTATTTGAACAGAATTTAAAACTGTTACATCCGTTTATGCCCTTCTTGACAGAAGAAGTTTGGCAACACATTACAGAACGCACACCGGAAGATGCTTTGGTTATTTCTAAATGGCCAAAAGTAGAGAAGGTAGATGAAGCGCTTATAGAAAGTTTTGATGTGGCTGCAGAAGTGGTGTCCGGTGTTCGGAATATTCGAAAAGAAAAGAATATTCCAATGAAAGAGAGTTTAGAGCTTATGGTTCTCAACGAAGGGAATTTTGCTAAAACTTGGGATGTGGTTATAGAGAAGCTGACCAATGTTGGTGAAGTTGCTTATGTTGATGCTACGGTTGAAGGTGCTTTATCTTTCCGTGTAAAAAGCAACGAGTACTTTGTTCCAATGAGCGGCGCAATTGATGTTGAGGCCGAAATTAAAAAGATTGAAGAAGAGTTGAAGTATACCAACGGCTTTTTGAAATCTGTTCAGAAGAAACTATCTAATGAGCGTTTTGTAAACAATGCACCAGAAAAGGTGATAACTATAGAGCGCCAAAAGCAAGCAGATGCTGAGGCAAAAATAGAAACACTAGAGAAAAGTTTGGCAAGTTTGAAGTAAGCTTTTTTTCTTAAAAATTAATGCAGCCGGATATTCTTTTATTAGAATATCCGGCTGTTCTGTTAAGTAACCCTCAGGAGTGCTTTAATTACTTTTTGTTATTAAATGATTTTAAAAACATACTATTCTTTTGATTCATTTTTATTCTTTTCGTAGGTCTTGAGTGATTGAAACGTGAATTACGAACTACCAAATGAACTGAAATTCATTTATGACCGTATATTGTTATGTCTTGAGATTTTAACGACATCGAAAATTAGTTTGTATAGCTCCATATTCTTACTTGGGTACATGTTTTTTAAGATTTGTCTGATCTGCTTAAGTCATTGGAGGCCCCAATTGTCATAATTTTAAATGTTCCCCCATTGTATGACTTCGGGGTCCTTCTTTTTTGTATTGCAAGTAAATTTTAGCCAGTATATCTTCTTATTTAATTTTTCATGTTTATATTTATGTAAAACCAACATAACATGAAAAAGATAACATTTTTTGCAGCTCTTTTATCAGTTTTTTTTGTGACTTCACAAGAAGCTGAGACCGAAATTCTATCACCTGAAATTCAAATTAAAACAGCGGTTCTGCCTGCGCCAGAAGCAGATAAAGATGCTGCCATTGTCTATGGGTATGATAGTTCGGGGAATTTGGTGGTGTTGAGGGAGGGAACCAATAATTTAGTATGTATTGGCGATGACCCAACAAAAGAAGGAGTGAGTGTGGCATGTTATTCCAAAACATTGGAACCTTTTATGAAAAGGGGTAGAGAATTGACCGCAGAAGGAAAAAACACAAAAGAAAAAAGAGAAATTCAAGGAGCCGAGGTTGCTGCAGGTAAATGGCAGATGCCTATAGTGCCAAGTATGCTTTATATTTATTACGGTAGTGACGAGGCTTACGATAAGAAAACAGGTGAATTGGGAGATGGACAATACCGATATGTTATATACACTCCATTTGCTACGGTAGAATCCACTGGATTACCATCAAAGCCTCATGAAAAAGGGATGCCTTGGTTAATGGATCCTGGTACTTTTCGCGCTCATATTATGGTAGGTCCTTTTAATTAAATTAGGACCAATTAGAAAAAACGACTAAATTCTGTTGTTTATTATAGTTTCATTTTCTTTTAACTTAATCTACTTTAAGTGGAAACGTATGCTCAGGCACTCTTATATGCAATCCCATTTTTTGTGGCTCTACTAGCTGTTGAAATAGGTTATGGATATTTCATCAAAAATCAAAAGCATAAAGTAATGGATTCAGTTTCGAGTATAAGCTCGGGCTTTACAAATATTATAAAAGATACTTTAGGCCTAGGTTTTATCCTGGTGACCTATCCTTTTTTATTGGAACATTTAGCGGTATTTAAAATGGAGAGTACGTGGCTATTGTGGTTTGTTGCATTTATTGTCATTGATTTTGCAGGATATTGGAATCATCGTCTAAATCATAAAATAAATTTTTTCTGGAATCAACATGTTATACATCATAGTAGTGAAGAGTTTAACCTAGCCTGCGCTTTACGACAGCCCATTTCTAATTTAGTAGGATATTTTCCATTGTTAATACTTCCTGCAGCTATTTTGGGTATTCCCAACGAAGTAATAGCCATATTGGCTCCTGTCCATCTTTTTGCACAGTTTTGGTATCATACCCAACATATAGGTAAAATGGGTTGGGCGGAATATATTATTGTTACACCATCCCAGCACAGAGTGCACCACGCTATAAATCCTGAATATATAGATAAGAACTTAGGGCAAATTCTTTGTGTGTGGGATCGGTGGTTTGGTACTTTTCAAGAAGAGTTAAAGGATGTTCCACCTCAATACGGTGTATTAAAACCAGCTTCAACTTGGAATCCAATACCTATTAATTTTCAACATTTCTGGCGGTTGTTACAAGATGCTTGGCGTACAAGAAGCTACTATGATAAATTTCGTATTTGGTTTATGCCAACGGGCTGGAGGCCTGATGATGTCAAAGAGAAATATCCAATAACCATAATTGGAGATGTATATGGATTTACACGCTATGAAACACCTGCATCTAATGCTTTAAAATTCTATGTGGTTTTTCAATTGATAGCTACCACTCTCTTGTTATGGTTCATGTTCTATAATTTTGAGACTATAGGAGTTAGCGGTCTTTTACTTTTTGGATTTATAGTTTTTACTGGTATTTATGGGTACACTACTTTAATGGATAGAAAGCAACACGCTGCTTATGTTGAATTATTTAGAGGAGTGCTGGGCTTAGTATTGATAATTTTTACAGGAGATTGGTTTGGCATGAATTACTATATATCCTTTGGGAGTTGGCTTGTTGTTTTTTACTTTTTAATTACTATATTTTCAGGATTATATTTCACGTATTTTGAATCTTCCACTATAAAGAAAAATACAATAGCCTAATTGGGTTTAACAAAGATAATTTTAGGAGCCTTTTAAAGAAAAGAGCTGTATCAAACTTTTAATTTAACACGGTTATGAGACCTTTTATTTTAGCAGAAACGAATTGGGAAGCCTTAAAGGATGAAAAGTTCGATTTAGCCATATTACCTTGGGGTGCAACCGAGGCACACAATTACCACTTGCCTTATGCTACGGATAATTATCAAGCAGACCATATGACTGCAGAATCTGCACGTGTAGCGTGGGAGAAAGGAGGGAAGCCTATAGTGTTGCCCACGCTTCCGTTTGGAGTTAATACAGGGCAGTCTGATATTTATCTAGATATTAACTTAAATCCAAGTACGCAATTCGCTATTTTGACTGATATAGTAGAAGTGCTCAATAGACAAGGTGTTTATAAATTACTTATTTTTAATGGCCATGGCGGTAATAACTTCAAACCTTTGGTTCGTGAGCTGGGATATAAATTCCCTAAAATGTTTATCAGCTTTTGCTTCTTTCCAGGGGTGTTGAACAAGGATTTGTATTTTGATGAAAAAGGAGACCATGCAGATGAAATGGAAACTAGTCTCATGCTTCATTTACGACCCGATTTGGTATTACCAAGAGAAAAATGGGGAGATGGAGCTTCTAAAAAATATAAAATTCAATCTTTTTCAGAAGGTTGGGCTTGGGCAGAAAGAGAGTGGTCAAAAATAAGTGAAGATACTGGTGTAGGTAACCCACATAAATCTACCAAAGAAAAAGGGGGGCGGTTCTTTAATGATGTTACCCAGAAAATGGGCGATTTTATCTATGAACTCTGTAAAGCGGATACGGAAGACCTTTACGAATAAAACAGGCTACAATAGTTGAAAAAAGTAATAATTATTCTTTACCTCTAACTTCAACTTTAACGAGTTTAATATATGCCTTCATAGCATCATCTCGCTTAATGTTTTTAGCCTGAATTAGTGCATTGGCTTTAAAAGCATTGATCAAAGGAGTTCTACTTCCCGGATTGCTATAGTTTCTATTCGCTATTTTATAATAAGCGTATAGCTTAAGCAGTAGATCGGCCGGCAGAGGTTCGGTAAAGTTATTCATGAACTCTACCGCCTTGTCGAAATCAGTATGTAATTTCTCCTTCTTCATTCTTTTTTAGAACTGCGGCAACACACGTTTCTGCACCGATTACTTTTTGGTTTAGTTTTACGGTAATTGCACAGTCTAACGGCAAAAACAAATCAACTCTTGACCCAAATTTTATGAAACCTGCATCTTCACCTTGCTGAACGTTATCACCTTCTTCCGCATAATTGACAATACGTCTCGCTAAGGCACCAGCAATCTGTCTGTAAAGGATATCTCCAAATTTAGGTGTCCGTATAACTACAGTTGTTCGTTCGTTCTCTGTACTGGACTTAGGGTGCCAAGCTACTAAATATTTACCAGGATGATATTTTGAGTATTTTACACTTCCGCTTACGGGATAACGCGTAACATGAACGTTTATAGGCGACATAAAAATAGAAACCTGTATACGTTTGTCTTTAAAGTATTCGGTTTCTTCAACCTCTTCAATAACAACTACTTTTCCGTCAACGGGCGCCAAGATGTCATCAAAGTTTTTTGCTGCCCTACGTGTAGGGTTTCTAAAGAATTGCAAAATCAAAATTAAAAACACGAGAGCAATTAATTGAATTCCCAACCGTAGCCATGGAATGTCAATAGCATATTGAGAGCCAAGTACAACTAAAGCCACAATAAAAAAGGTGATCAGGATAATTTTTTGACCCTCTCTATGAAACATGTGCGAAAATTTTTAAAGTTAAGTATGCAAAAGGTGCGGCAAATATTAAACTATCTAGGCGATCTAACATGCCGCCATGGCCAGGTAAAATAGCACCACTATCTTTTACGCCTGCCGTTCTTTTAAATTTTGACTCAATTAAATCACCTAAGTTCCCCGTAACTACAATTACAATAGCCAACATAACCCATTGCAGGGGATTTAAGATGGGCTCGTACTTAGCCATAAAATAAGCCGTTCCAACGGCGAAAACTAAACCACCAAGTGCACCTTCAATTGTTTTCTTTGGTGATACCGCAGAGAACAACTTTGTGCGCCCAAAGCTACGACCAACAATGTAAGCAAACGAATCATTTACCCAAATTAAGATAAAAATACCTATAATTAAAAATTTGGCAAAGTCATTATTGGTATATGGAATCATTGTAAGGAAAATGCAACCGCCTCCTACATAGAATAAGCCAATAAGAAATTTTTGAATTGTATTAAAGAGTTTAGTCCTTTTAGAAAAAAGAAAAAACAGAAGCATAAAGTTTACGGCTAGAGTACACCCTAAAAGAATGTAAACCAGATACATATCACTTACGAAATATATATAGGCCCACCACAATATTAAATAGGCTCCATAAATATGGAGTCCCTTTAACCCAACAAGTTTTTTGTATTCATTTAGACAGGCAAGTCCAAATATCATAAATAAAAAGTCGAAAGCATCCGAACTTAAAAAGACCACGGACAATAATAAAAAGATGTAAACAACTCCTGTAATCGACCGCCTTAAAATTTCCTTCATACTATTATAGGTCTTCCAAAAGTAAAAGGTACAGGTTCTTAGAACTGCTTCCGTAAGTTAGGAAATCATCTGAGTTTCCTTCGTTTGCCTGAAAGTGCTTTAGTGTAGTAATGTTTGCGGGAATATTATGACCGTATTTTTTCTTAATCGTTTTTAAGCCTTCACCTATAGATTCCACTAGTTGACTAGTGGTAGCAAATACGATTACATTGTAAGGTAGTTCGTTAAGCTTTTTATCCATTAGTTGATTAGAACAAACCAATATAGATCCATTTTGAGCAATTAAATGCTCGCAAGTGGTGAAAAAGACTTCACTATCTCTGCTAGTATTTGTAAAGCTAATGTTTTCTTTTGCGAACTTTTCTTTGAGCTTTGGGTTCATGACATAGAAGGGGTGTTCCTGCCAGCTATTCTCATTAACGATATTCTTTACCGCTTGAGAAATTTCTGAAAAAGAATCGCAGTAAAGAAATTTACCACCATTTTGTTTAAAATGTATGGTAAATTTCTCATCTACAGGAATGTTCAGGTCGGGCATATGCGCACCTCTAGTTTCCGCTGTTTCTTTGGAAACCTTCTTTTGCTTACCACCGCCGAATAATTTGTCAAATAGCCCCATTTGCTCTTATAAAACTCAATGCGTGTTCTCCTCTAGTTAAAGAAAACGCTAAATATTCTTATTTATTTTCCTCACCTTCTTCTGCTAACGTATCCTCGGCGGATGATTTTTTAGTAGAAATTTTTTCTTGTCCTTTTTTATCGAATTCTTCACCGAAATCTCTTTTACCGAAAATCTTCTCTAAATCTTCTTTAAAGATTACCTCTTTTTCCAGCAATCTTTCTGCAAGAATAGTAAGCTTATCTTTATTATCGGTCAATACTTGAATAGCTCTTTGGTACTGCTCTTCAATAATTCTAGATATCTCTTTGTCAATTTTTCTGGCAGTATCCTCACTATAAGGTTTGGAGAAACCGTATGAATCTTGTCCTGAAGAATCATAAAAGGTAACGTTCCCAATCTCGTCATTAAGACCATAGATGGTTACCATTGCTCTGGCTTGTTTAGTTACTTTTTCCAAATCGCTTAAAGCTCCTGTAGAAATCTTGTTGAAAATAACTTTTTCAGCAGCTCTACCTCCCATGGTAGCACACATTTCATCTAGCATCTGCTCTGGACGAACAATTAGGCGTTCTTCTGGTAAATACCACGCAGCACCTAAGGATTGCCCTCTTGGAACGATAGTTACTTTTACCAATGGAGCAGCATGCTCAAGCATCCAACTTGTAGTGGCATGACCCGCTTCATGGTAAGCAATAGTTTCCTTCTCACCAGGAGTAATTATTTTATTCTTTTTCTCTAATCCACCAACAATTCTGTCAACGGCATCCAAGAAATCTTGTTTAGTAACGGCTTTTTTCTCTTTTCTTGCAGCAATTAATGCAGCTTCATTACAAACATTGGCAATGTCCGCACCAGAGAAACCAGGTGTTTGTCTCGCTAAAAATTCTGTATCTAAAGCTTCAGCAGTTTTAATAGGTCTTAGGTGAACTTCAAAAATTTCTTCACGTTCCCTAATATCCGGTAAGTCCACATATATCTGTCTGTCAAAACGTCCAGCCCGCATCAATGCTTTATCCAATACATCTGCACGGTTGGTAGCAGCTAATACAATAACATTAGTGTTTGTTCCAAAACCGTCCATCTCAGTAAGTAACTGGTTGAGCGTATTTTCACGTTCATCATTAGAACCGGTAAAGTTGTTTTTACCACGTGCACGGCCAATAGCATCTATCTCATCAATAAATATAATGGCAGGTGATTTATCTTTAGCTTGTTTGAAAAGGTCACGTACTCTTGACGCACCTACACCAACAAACATTTCTACGAAATCAGAACCAGATAGAGAGAAGAAAGGTACTTTGGCTTCTCCTGCAACAGCTTTGGCTAAAAGGGTCTTACCCGTTCCCGGAGGACCTACAAGAAGGGCTCCTTTAGGTATCTTTCCACCAAGAGAAGTATACTTGTCCGGGTTTCTTAGAAATTCAACAATTTCTTCAACTTCTTCTTTTGCGCCTTCTAGGCCTGCAACATCTTTAAAAGATGTTCTAGTGTCTGTCTTTTCATCAAAAAGCTTTGCTTTAGATTTGCCGATGTTAAAAAGTTGACCACCAGCACCGCCGCCGCCGCCGCCAGACATTCTACGCATCAAATAAATCCAAATACCAATTATTAAAACAAAAGGTAATATACCTAAAAGAAGATCCATTAGATAGTTATTGTCCGTATCATAATCGACAATAGTATCTAGGTTGTTTTCTTTTTTTATATTTTTGATTTCATTCTCAAAGTTCTGTAAATCACCATAATCCAAAACATATTGCGGAACAACACCTGTTGAAGGAAGTAGTGGCTTTTCAGCTACATCTTTATGAACATCCTTTGCCATGGCTTCGTCTGTAAGAAAGACTTTAGCTTGACGGGTATTGGTAATGATCATAATTTCTTTGACATCACCATTTCTAAGGTATTCTTGTAACTCTGAAGTTGTTGTCTTTTTGGTGCTGGCTAAGTTGCCACTACCTATAAATTGAAAACCAATTAAAAGTATTGCAATCAATCCATAAATCCACCATGAACTGAACTTCGGTTTCTTTGTATTCGTGTTGTTATCTTTAGCCATTATTTTTTTTTACTGATTCAAACTGCTACTACTTTCTATCTTGGTCACTTTAGCATCTCCCCAAAGGCCCTCAATATCATAATACTCCCGAATATGTTTTTGGAAAACATGTACAACAACGTTTACGTAATCCATAAGCACCCATTCGGCATTATCTTCGCCTTCTACATGCCAAGGTTTATCTTGTATTGCTTTACTAACGATTTTACGAATCGACCCTACTATGGCGTTTACGTGTGTGTTTGAAGTACCATTACTAATTATAAAGTAGTCGCAAACTGTGTTTTCTATATCTCTAAGATCAAGTAAATAAATATCATGACCCTTAACTTCTTCTATTCCCTGTAATATCAATGCAAT includes:
- a CDS encoding sterol desaturase family protein, encoding METYAQALLYAIPFFVALLAVEIGYGYFIKNQKHKVMDSVSSISSGFTNIIKDTLGLGFILVTYPFLLEHLAVFKMESTWLLWFVAFIVIDFAGYWNHRLNHKINFFWNQHVIHHSSEEFNLACALRQPISNLVGYFPLLILPAAILGIPNEVIAILAPVHLFAQFWYHTQHIGKMGWAEYIIVTPSQHRVHHAINPEYIDKNLGQILCVWDRWFGTFQEELKDVPPQYGVLKPASTWNPIPINFQHFWRLLQDAWRTRSYYDKFRIWFMPTGWRPDDVKEKYPITIIGDVYGFTRYETPASNALKFYVVFQLIATTLLLWFMFYNFETIGVSGLLLFGFIVFTGIYGYTTLMDRKQHAAYVELFRGVLGLVLIIFTGDWFGMNYYISFGSWLVVFYFLITIFSGLYFTYFESSTIKKNTIA
- a CDS encoding creatininase family protein; this encodes MRPFILAETNWEALKDEKFDLAILPWGATEAHNYHLPYATDNYQADHMTAESARVAWEKGGKPIVLPTLPFGVNTGQSDIYLDINLNPSTQFAILTDIVEVLNRQGVYKLLIFNGHGGNNFKPLVRELGYKFPKMFISFCFFPGVLNKDLYFDEKGDHADEMETSLMLHLRPDLVLPREKWGDGASKKYKIQSFSEGWAWAEREWSKISEDTGVGNPHKSTKEKGGRFFNDVTQKMGDFIYELCKADTEDLYE
- a CDS encoding phosphatidylserine decarboxylase family protein, with the protein product MFHREGQKIILITFFIVALVVLGSQYAIDIPWLRLGIQLIALVFLILILQFFRNPTRRAAKNFDDILAPVDGKVVVIEEVEETEYFKDKRIQVSIFMSPINVHVTRYPVSGSVKYSKYHPGKYLVAWHPKSSTENERTTVVIRTPKFGDILYRQIAGALARRIVNYAEEGDNVQQGEDAGFIKFGSRVDLFLPLDCAITVKLNQKVIGAETCVAAVLKKNEEGEITY
- a CDS encoding acyl-CoA-binding protein, which codes for MKKEKLHTDFDKAVEFMNNFTEPLPADLLLKLYAYYKIANRNYSNPGSRTPLINAFKANALIQAKNIKRDDAMKAYIKLVKVEVRGKE
- a CDS encoding LUD domain-containing protein, yielding MGLFDKLFGGGKQKKVSKETAETRGAHMPDLNIPVDEKFTIHFKQNGGKFLYCDSFSEISQAVKNIVNENSWQEHPFYVMNPKLKEKFAKENISFTNTSRDSEVFFTTCEHLIAQNGSILVCSNQLMDKKLNELPYNVIVFATTSQLVESIGEGLKTIKKKYGHNIPANITTLKHFQANEGNSDDFLTYGSSSKNLYLLLLEDL
- a CDS encoding phosphatidate cytidylyltransferase, which encodes MKEILRRSITGVVYIFLLLSVVFLSSDAFDFLFMIFGLACLNEYKKLVGLKGLHIYGAYLILWWAYIYFVSDMYLVYILLGCTLAVNFMLLFFLFSKRTKLFNTIQKFLIGLFYVGGGCIFLTMIPYTNNDFAKFLIIGIFILIWVNDSFAYIVGRSFGRTKLFSAVSPKKTIEGALGGLVFAVGTAYFMAKYEPILNPLQWVMLAIVIVVTGNLGDLIESKFKRTAGVKDSGAILPGHGGMLDRLDSLIFAAPFAYLTLKIFAHVS